In Argopecten irradians isolate NY chromosome 11, Ai_NY, whole genome shotgun sequence, one DNA window encodes the following:
- the LOC138334749 gene encoding uncharacterized protein isoform X1, whose protein sequence is MRMYYLFLAFILESFKEFNITFQLLLFLLRALLFYSVVKADEFRIGYMAKEIRHLLGRFLGRFVKAKVIREADHFTKVEFDNINNQIPDSIVDIGPFCYAYIVDKEDSISPSLTNRILGSFRKFYCTVVDKMIKKFPFEDAVGLGTLTLLHGLMAHQQM, encoded by the exons ATGAGAATGTACTACTTATTTCTGGCTTTCATCCTAGAGTCATTCAAAGAGTTCAACATAACATTTCAGCTATTACTATTTCTTTTGAGGGCACTATTGTTTTATAGTGTTGTCAAG GCTGATGAATTTAGGATTGGTTATATGGCAAAGGAGATCAGACATCTACTGGGGAGGTTCCTGGGCAGATTCGTCAAGGCCAAAGTCATCCGGGAAGCTGATCATTTTACCAAGGTTGAGTTTGACAACATCAACAACCAGATTCCAGACAGCATTGTGGACATTGGACCATTCTGCTATGCATACATAGTCGACAAAGAGGACAGCATTTCCCCATCCTTGACCAATAGAATTTTGGG GTCTTTCAGGAAATTTTATTGCACTGTTGTAGACAAGATGATCAAGAAGTTTCCATTTGAGGATGCAGTTGGGTTAGGTACCTTAACCCTGCTACACGGTCTGATGGCACACCAACAGATGTGA
- the LOC138334749 gene encoding uncharacterized protein isoform X2: MRMYYLFLAFILESFKEFNITFQLLLFLLRALLFYSVVKADEFRIGYMAKEIRHLLGRFLGRFVKAKVIREADHFTKVEFDNINNQIPDSIVDIGPFCYAYIVDKEDSISPSLTNRILGQDDQEVSI, translated from the exons ATGAGAATGTACTACTTATTTCTGGCTTTCATCCTAGAGTCATTCAAAGAGTTCAACATAACATTTCAGCTATTACTATTTCTTTTGAGGGCACTATTGTTTTATAGTGTTGTCAAG GCTGATGAATTTAGGATTGGTTATATGGCAAAGGAGATCAGACATCTACTGGGGAGGTTCCTGGGCAGATTCGTCAAGGCCAAAGTCATCCGGGAAGCTGATCATTTTACCAAGGTTGAGTTTGACAACATCAACAACCAGATTCCAGACAGCATTGTGGACATTGGACCATTCTGCTATGCATACATAGTCGACAAAGAGGACAGCATTTCCCCATCCTTGACCAATAGAATTTTGGG ACAAGATGATCAAGAAGTTTCCATTTGA